Proteins from a genomic interval of Alteromonas macleodii ATCC 27126:
- the folA gene encoding type 3 dihydrofolate reductase, with protein sequence MIAAMAKNRIIGADNDMPWHLPADLKHFKAITLGKAVIMGRKTYESIGRALPGRPNIVITSNADYSLSDATVVDSPESAIEVAKALSAEHSDNDEIMIIGGGTIYQTFLDSTDTLYLTHIDLTVDGDTQFPDYEAAASWTEVSRDEHDADEKNPHPYTFVTLVRN encoded by the coding sequence ATGATTGCTGCTATGGCGAAAAACAGAATTATAGGCGCAGATAATGATATGCCGTGGCACTTACCGGCTGATTTAAAACACTTTAAAGCGATCACCTTAGGCAAAGCCGTCATAATGGGCCGCAAAACCTATGAGTCAATCGGAAGGGCATTACCTGGCAGGCCAAACATTGTTATAACGAGTAATGCTGACTACAGCTTATCTGACGCGACGGTAGTAGATTCACCAGAGTCAGCGATTGAGGTAGCCAAAGCGCTAAGCGCAGAGCACAGCGACAACGATGAAATAATGATTATCGGTGGCGGTACTATTTACCAAACGTTCTTAGATAGCACTGACACTTTGTATCTCACACATATTGATTTGACTGTTGACGGAGATACACAGTTCCCAGACTATGAGGCGGCAGCAAGTTGGACGGAAGTATCACGTGATGAACATGACGCCGATGAGAAAAATCCTCACCCTTACACATTCGTTACTCTCGTTCGAAACTAA
- the rplU gene encoding 50S ribosomal protein L21, with amino-acid sequence MYAVFQSGGKQHRVAEGQTVRLEKIEVAPGETVEFDKVLMVSNGDDVKIGTPIVAGGKVTAEVVTHGRGDKVKIVKFRRRKHSRKQAGHRQWFTEVKITGINA; translated from the coding sequence ATGTACGCGGTTTTCCAAAGTGGCGGTAAACAACACCGTGTGGCCGAAGGCCAAACCGTTCGTCTTGAAAAAATCGAAGTAGCCCCAGGCGAAACGGTTGAATTTGACAAAGTTTTAATGGTAAGCAACGGTGACGACGTAAAAATCGGCACACCAATCGTTGCTGGTGGTAAGGTGACTGCTGAGGTTGTTACACACGGTCGTGGCGATAAAGTAAAAATCGTTAAGTTCCGTCGTCGTAAGCACTCTCGTAAGCAAGCGGGTCACCGTCAGTGGTTCACAGAAGTGAAAATCACTGGTATCAACGCATAA
- a CDS encoding S24/S26 family peptidase gives MFKIMRVTGSSMLPSLSDGDFVCAMRWPFRWLRSGQIVVVKSSTYGVIIKRVDHVNTDGTFTLTGDNKAHSVSQEAMGKFTRAQLMGKVIYHTNE, from the coding sequence ATGTTTAAAATTATGCGGGTTACGGGGAGCAGCATGTTGCCTTCTCTAAGTGACGGTGATTTTGTCTGTGCAATGAGATGGCCTTTTAGGTGGCTGCGTAGCGGGCAAATCGTGGTTGTTAAAAGCAGCACTTACGGCGTAATTATCAAAAGGGTAGACCATGTTAACACCGACGGAACGTTTACCTTAACGGGCGATAACAAGGCCCACTCTGTAAGCCAAGAGGCCATGGGTAAGTTTACTCGCGCTCAATTGATGGGAAAGGTTATCTATCATACCAATGAGTAA
- a CDS encoding YqaA family protein — MKLFEPCYDMALRWARHRHATKYLGGLSFSESVFFPIPPDVMLAPMALSQPARAWQFAFITTIASILGGIAGYWLGYFAFDAWLAPLIESWGYTHKIDTAMQWFKDYGVWVVFLAGFSPIPYKIFTVSAGFLQMAFLPFVLASAVGRGARFFLVAALMRWGGAAMEQKLRQYVEVLGWGVVILAIFAYLLLR, encoded by the coding sequence GTGAAGCTTTTTGAGCCATGTTATGACATGGCGTTACGCTGGGCGAGACATCGTCACGCAACCAAATATTTGGGCGGGTTAAGCTTCTCAGAGTCGGTTTTCTTCCCTATTCCACCTGATGTTATGCTTGCGCCAATGGCACTGTCCCAGCCTGCTAGAGCATGGCAGTTCGCTTTTATTACGACCATCGCGTCGATTTTGGGCGGTATAGCTGGCTATTGGCTTGGTTACTTTGCTTTCGATGCTTGGCTGGCTCCGCTTATCGAGAGCTGGGGGTATACCCACAAAATAGACACGGCAATGCAGTGGTTTAAAGACTACGGCGTATGGGTAGTTTTTCTTGCTGGTTTCTCACCTATCCCTTATAAAATTTTCACTGTGAGTGCTGGCTTCTTGCAAATGGCCTTCTTGCCATTTGTACTGGCATCAGCTGTTGGTCGAGGCGCACGCTTCTTTTTGGTCGCAGCACTCATGCGCTGGGGGGGCGCAGCCATGGAGCAAAAGCTAAGGCAGTATGTAGAAGTGCTTGGATGGGGAGTAGTCATCCTCGCAATATTCGCTTATTTACTATTGCGATGA
- the sodN gene encoding superoxide dismutase, Ni — translation MIHQLLSKLHAVSPFPAVSAHCDIPCKIYDPFSAQLAALSVIRFVDLLNELAEKETLTFADQAQMSRLVAEKETHAEKVKQEVRVIWGDYFKAPQFEKFPDTNELVHKIMLAGSGCKQHVSREKAEELLSLVNEFAERFWATKDVATKKATCPYPPSEEVVYPDL, via the coding sequence ATGATTCATCAATTACTCTCAAAACTTCATGCCGTTAGCCCCTTCCCTGCGGTTAGCGCACATTGCGACATTCCTTGCAAAATTTACGATCCGTTTTCGGCGCAGTTGGCTGCGTTGAGTGTTATTCGTTTCGTAGACCTACTTAACGAACTGGCCGAAAAAGAGACACTTACGTTCGCAGACCAAGCGCAAATGAGCCGCCTAGTAGCAGAAAAGGAAACCCATGCAGAGAAAGTAAAGCAAGAAGTCAGGGTAATATGGGGCGATTACTTTAAAGCCCCTCAGTTTGAGAAGTTTCCAGATACTAACGAGCTGGTGCATAAAATCATGCTGGCCGGTTCTGGGTGTAAGCAACACGTCAGCAGAGAAAAAGCTGAAGAGCTGCTTTCGTTAGTGAATGAATTTGCAGAGCGTTTCTGGGCAACCAAGGATGTCGCAACCAAAAAAGCAACGTGCCCCTATCCACCTTCTGAAGAAGTGGTTTATCCCGACCTCTAA
- the ispF gene encoding 2-C-methyl-D-erythritol 2,4-cyclodiphosphate synthase, which yields MRIGHGFDVHKFGGEGPITIGGVSIDYEQGLLAHSDGDVLLHALCDAMLGAAALGDIGKHFPDTDDAYAGADSRVLLRHVVNVVREKGYRLSNADMTIVAQAPKMAPHITAMREIIAQDCNVSLDDINVKATTTEKLGYTGRKEGIASHAVVLLEKL from the coding sequence ATGCGAATTGGACACGGATTTGATGTACACAAGTTTGGCGGTGAAGGCCCCATCACAATAGGTGGCGTCAGTATCGACTATGAGCAAGGACTGTTAGCTCACTCAGATGGCGATGTATTACTACACGCACTGTGTGATGCAATGCTAGGTGCAGCAGCACTCGGTGATATTGGCAAGCACTTCCCTGACACAGACGACGCATACGCGGGTGCAGACAGCCGCGTGCTGCTGCGTCACGTTGTCAATGTAGTAAGGGAGAAAGGTTACCGCTTAAGTAATGCAGATATGACCATTGTGGCGCAAGCACCTAAGATGGCGCCGCATATTACTGCTATGCGTGAGATTATTGCCCAAGACTGCAACGTATCGCTTGACGACATCAACGTAAAAGCAACGACCACTGAAAAGCTAGGCTATACAGGCCGTAAAGAAGGCATTGCCTCTCACGCCGTTGTTCTACTGGAAAAATTATGA
- the ispB gene encoding octaprenyl diphosphate synthase produces the protein MDIDQIRALSNDDMQAVNQLIQQQVDSDVALINQLGFYIVNSGGKRLRPLLTVLSARAMGIDNNDHHTLAAIVEFIHTATLLHDDVVDESTMRRGRETANAIFGNQASVLVGDFLYTRSFQMMVSLKRMRVMEILSEATNQIAEGEVLQLMNCNDPSTTEARYFDVIYGKTARLFEAATQLAAVLTDQNEHIEHAMQEYGKHLGTAFQLADDILDYMADSEEMGKNAGDDLAEGKPTLPLLYAMWHARNDDDKALIQEAIEQSNGLPHLTRIQGIMEETGALDYTRECAQKEVQMAINSLNAIEDSEYKEALIALAHISIERTS, from the coding sequence ATGGATATAGATCAAATCCGCGCCCTGTCTAATGATGATATGCAGGCGGTCAACCAGCTGATTCAACAACAAGTCGACTCTGATGTTGCCCTAATTAATCAGCTTGGTTTTTACATTGTAAACAGTGGCGGCAAGCGATTACGCCCACTTCTTACCGTGTTAAGTGCGCGGGCTATGGGAATAGACAACAACGATCACCATACCCTTGCGGCGATTGTTGAATTTATTCATACCGCTACCCTGTTGCACGACGATGTAGTTGACGAATCGACCATGCGCAGAGGGCGGGAAACGGCCAATGCCATTTTTGGCAATCAGGCATCAGTGTTAGTGGGTGACTTTCTTTACACCCGTTCTTTCCAAATGATGGTGAGCCTTAAACGCATGCGCGTTATGGAGATACTGTCTGAAGCCACAAACCAAATTGCTGAAGGTGAAGTGTTACAGCTGATGAACTGTAACGATCCCAGCACTACAGAAGCTCGTTACTTTGATGTTATTTACGGTAAAACGGCGCGTTTGTTTGAAGCTGCTACGCAGTTAGCGGCTGTGCTGACCGACCAAAATGAGCACATTGAACACGCTATGCAAGAATACGGTAAGCACCTAGGCACAGCCTTTCAGCTAGCTGACGATATACTTGACTACATGGCTGACAGCGAAGAAATGGGCAAGAATGCGGGCGACGACTTAGCTGAAGGTAAGCCTACTCTGCCATTACTTTACGCTATGTGGCACGCAAGAAATGACGACGACAAAGCGCTTATTCAAGAAGCTATTGAACAAAGCAATGGCCTACCACACTTGACGCGGATTCAAGGCATTATGGAAGAAACCGGTGCTTTGGACTACACACGTGAATGTGCGCAAAAAGAAGTACAAATGGCCATTAACAGCTTAAACGCTATTGAAGATTCTGAATATAAAGAGGCGTTAATCGCGCTGGCACATATTTCAATTGAGCGTACAAGCTAA
- the rpoS gene encoding RNA polymerase sigma factor RpoS — translation MGKSTKALESTPQDDVEVIDMPADMKADETLTNDADLENDDAIFSQDDQPKNLDATQLYLGEIGFSPLLTAEEEVYFARRSLKGCEASRKRMIVSNLRLVVKIARRYNNRGLALLDLIEEGNLGLIRAVEKFDPERGFRFSTYATWWIRQTIERAIMNQTRTIRLPIHVVKELNVYLRASRELSQKLDHEPTAEEIALALDKPVEDVTKMLRLNERITSVDTPIGGENDKALLDIIADEKEFSPEESLQDSDIKSNIVTWLEELNPKQREVLARRFGLMGYEPSTLEDVGAEIGLTRERVRQIQVEALRRLRDMLGHQGLSLENLFDQMK, via the coding sequence ATGGGTAAGTCAACGAAAGCCTTAGAATCAACACCTCAAGATGATGTAGAAGTCATCGATATGCCAGCTGATATGAAAGCTGACGAAACCTTAACGAACGACGCTGACCTAGAAAATGACGACGCTATTTTCAGTCAGGATGACCAACCTAAAAACCTGGATGCCACACAGCTTTATCTAGGCGAGATTGGTTTTTCACCACTGCTAACCGCAGAAGAAGAAGTTTATTTTGCGCGCCGCTCACTGAAAGGCTGCGAAGCCTCTCGTAAACGTATGATTGTAAGCAACCTTCGCCTTGTTGTTAAGATTGCTCGCCGTTATAACAACCGTGGGTTGGCTCTTCTAGATTTAATCGAAGAAGGCAATTTAGGACTAATTCGTGCCGTAGAGAAGTTTGATCCTGAACGTGGATTCCGCTTTTCAACATACGCCACATGGTGGATACGCCAAACCATCGAACGCGCTATCATGAACCAAACGCGCACCATTCGTTTGCCTATTCATGTAGTGAAAGAACTAAACGTTTATTTACGTGCTTCTCGTGAACTTTCACAAAAGCTTGATCATGAGCCAACTGCAGAAGAAATTGCACTAGCGCTTGATAAGCCTGTGGAAGATGTCACTAAGATGTTGCGTTTAAACGAGCGCATTACCTCTGTCGATACACCTATTGGTGGAGAAAATGATAAAGCACTCCTCGACATTATTGCTGACGAGAAAGAGTTTAGCCCTGAAGAGAGCTTACAAGACTCAGATATCAAAAGTAATATTGTAACCTGGCTTGAAGAACTAAACCCTAAGCAACGCGAAGTACTTGCTCGTCGTTTCGGTCTTATGGGATATGAACCTTCAACACTTGAGGATGTGGGTGCCGAAATTGGCTTAACACGTGAACGTGTTCGTCAAATTCAAGTAGAAGCACTTCGCCGTCTTCGCGATATGTTGGGTCATCAGGGTCTTTCATTAGAGAACCTGTTCGACCAAATGAAGTAG
- a CDS encoding peptidoglycan DD-metalloendopeptidase family protein — translation MLYICVLIGGCAGRSAPAPVVLLNSQVSDGSEEYTKKTYKVQRGDTLYAVAWYTGNDYRDLAKYNQLSAPYTIFPGQVLNVTPPSNVATAPVIPKSKTNQSTAPTTSNVDKSLVDRPQPQAYRESEKVVKPQNVTTVKKPSQSVKKQTPTSFPDKVQEWVWPAEGKVVGTFSKSESGNKGIDIAGVKGSKVVAAADGKVVYSGSALRGYGNLVIIKHTDTFLSAYAYNDTILVKEREWVSAGQQIATMGDSGTNSVKLHFEVRYRGKSLDPMKYLPALK, via the coding sequence TTGTTATATATTTGTGTACTCATCGGGGGCTGTGCAGGAAGAAGTGCACCCGCTCCCGTGGTTTTATTAAATAGCCAAGTTTCAGATGGAAGCGAAGAATACACAAAAAAAACCTATAAAGTTCAACGGGGAGACACCCTCTATGCGGTGGCATGGTACACGGGAAATGACTATCGCGACTTAGCAAAATACAACCAATTATCAGCTCCTTACACCATTTTCCCTGGTCAAGTTTTAAACGTCACACCACCTTCGAATGTGGCTACAGCCCCCGTTATACCTAAGTCCAAGACCAATCAGTCAACAGCTCCGACCACATCAAATGTAGACAAAAGTTTGGTTGACCGCCCACAACCACAGGCGTATCGTGAAAGTGAAAAAGTTGTTAAGCCACAAAATGTTACAACTGTCAAGAAGCCGTCACAAAGCGTCAAAAAACAAACACCGACGAGTTTTCCAGACAAAGTACAAGAGTGGGTGTGGCCTGCAGAAGGTAAGGTAGTTGGAACCTTCAGTAAGTCAGAGTCAGGCAACAAAGGTATTGATATCGCTGGTGTTAAAGGCAGTAAAGTCGTAGCGGCAGCAGATGGAAAAGTTGTTTACTCAGGTAGCGCACTAAGAGGTTACGGTAATCTGGTTATCATTAAGCATACAGATACCTTTCTAAGTGCCTATGCCTACAACGACACTATTTTAGTCAAAGAACGAGAATGGGTGTCGGCAGGGCAGCAAATTGCAACCATGGGTGACAGCGGAACAAATTCGGTAAAACTTCACTTTGAAGTTAGGTATAGAGGGAAATCATTAGACCCTATGAAATACCTGCCAGCATTAAAATAA
- the rpmA gene encoding 50S ribosomal protein L27, with translation MAHKKAGGSTKNGRDSESKRLGVKRFGGESVLAGNIIVRQRGTRFHAGDNMGIGKDHTLFALKDGKVQFDVKGPKNRKFVSIVAE, from the coding sequence ATGGCACACAAAAAAGCTGGTGGTAGTACCAAAAACGGTCGTGATTCAGAAAGTAAACGCCTAGGTGTTAAGCGCTTTGGTGGTGAATCTGTTCTTGCTGGTAACATCATTGTTCGTCAACGTGGTACTCGTTTCCACGCTGGTGACAACATGGGTATCGGTAAAGACCACACGTTGTTTGCACTAAAAGACGGTAAAGTTCAGTTCGACGTTAAAGGACCGAAGAACCGTAAATTTGTAAGCATCGTAGCTGAGTAA
- the cgtA gene encoding Obg family GTPase CgtA: protein MKFVDEAEIRVEAGDGGNGTIGFRREKYVPKGGPDGGDGGDGGSVFLQADENLNTLIDYRFERFHRAERGQNGQGGNCIGKKGKDLTVMVPVGTRATDSDTGEVLGDLTRHGQKLKVAQGGFHGLGNARFKSSTNRAPRQKTNGTPGEIRNLKLELMLLADVGLLGMPNAGKSTFIRSVSAAKPKVADYPFTTLVPNLGVVRQDSQRSFVVADIPGLIEGAADGAGLGIRFLKHLERCRILLHVVDIFPVDETDPAEHAKAIIEELEKYSPKLAEKPRWLVFNKVDLLLEEEAEERCQHVIDALGWEGPVYQISAFQKMNLDPLCNDIMDFIETLPAELEEEEEKKEVEFKWDTYHKNTLEAHDEFEDDLDDDDWDEDDYDVEVEYRR, encoded by the coding sequence ATGAAATTTGTAGATGAAGCTGAAATTCGCGTTGAAGCCGGTGACGGCGGCAACGGTACAATTGGCTTTAGAAGGGAAAAATACGTACCTAAAGGTGGCCCAGACGGTGGCGACGGTGGTGACGGCGGCAGTGTATTTTTACAGGCCGATGAAAACCTAAATACATTGATCGATTATCGCTTTGAGCGCTTTCACCGTGCTGAGCGTGGCCAAAATGGTCAAGGCGGCAACTGTATTGGTAAGAAAGGTAAAGACCTCACCGTAATGGTGCCTGTTGGCACGCGTGCTACTGATAGTGATACTGGCGAAGTATTAGGTGACCTGACTCGTCATGGTCAAAAGCTTAAAGTGGCACAAGGTGGTTTTCACGGTTTAGGTAATGCCCGCTTTAAAAGCAGTACGAACCGTGCCCCGCGTCAAAAGACCAATGGTACACCAGGTGAAATTCGTAACCTTAAGCTAGAGCTTATGCTTCTAGCCGATGTTGGCTTACTCGGTATGCCTAACGCAGGTAAATCAACCTTTATCCGCTCTGTATCAGCAGCTAAGCCTAAAGTGGCTGATTATCCGTTTACAACCCTGGTGCCTAACTTAGGGGTGGTTCGTCAAGATTCACAGCGAAGCTTCGTTGTTGCGGATATTCCTGGTTTGATTGAAGGTGCTGCCGATGGTGCTGGCCTAGGTATACGCTTCTTAAAACACTTAGAGCGCTGCCGTATCTTGCTCCACGTGGTAGATATTTTCCCTGTTGATGAAACGGATCCTGCCGAGCACGCAAAAGCGATCATTGAAGAGCTTGAAAAATACAGCCCTAAATTGGCAGAAAAGCCTCGTTGGTTAGTATTTAATAAAGTCGATTTACTACTTGAAGAAGAAGCTGAAGAACGCTGTCAGCACGTGATCGATGCACTAGGTTGGGAAGGCCCAGTTTATCAAATCTCTGCGTTCCAAAAGATGAACCTAGATCCTTTGTGTAACGACATTATGGACTTCATTGAAACTCTTCCAGCTGAACTGGAAGAGGAAGAAGAGAAGAAAGAAGTAGAATTCAAGTGGGACACTTACCACAAGAATACACTTGAAGCTCATGATGAGTTTGAAGATGACCTAGATGACGACGACTGGGACGAAGACGATTACGACGTGGAAGTTGAGTATCGTCGTTGA
- the ftsB gene encoding cell division protein FtsB, protein MLQGKWLPIVLIVLLGLLQYRLWFGKNSIPDYFNRKQEVHSQALQNANLAQRNALLKADISDLKIGLEAIEERARNELGLIKKGETFYRILPADSK, encoded by the coding sequence GTGTTGCAAGGTAAATGGCTTCCCATTGTATTGATAGTACTGCTTGGTCTATTGCAATACAGGCTATGGTTTGGAAAAAATAGTATTCCCGATTACTTCAACCGAAAACAAGAAGTTCACTCTCAAGCCCTTCAAAATGCCAACCTCGCTCAGCGCAATGCCCTACTTAAAGCTGATATTAGCGATTTAAAAATTGGTCTAGAAGCCATTGAAGAAAGAGCCCGAAATGAACTCGGTCTGATCAAAAAGGGAGAAACCTTCTACCGTATTTTGCCCGCAGATTCTAAGTGA
- the truD gene encoding tRNA pseudouridine(13) synthase TruD, with product MKPLHTDHWQYYFAKPVSTGIFKFQADDFQVVEDLGYTPCGEGEHQFVFIEKTNTNTAFVAEQLARFVNLPLRQITYAGRKDKYAVTQQWFGIHAPGKPDFDFSNFELEGVKVLKQMRHNKKLRTGQLKGNHFTITLRQVLHPEAIEERLQEIEKHGVPNYYGEQRFGVMRLNDMGEVQRGGNLVIAERMVNGETIRHRNKRSMALSALRSWLFNEMLSARLEKDMFDKVTHGDALVLSGSNSFFINEGSDGSEQQQDAQRRFNAKDVSPSAPLWGKGALVTQADTLALEQSVAEQNSEVIDFLSQCGFEQERRAIKIWPSQLEWQSKGDTFTISFALPSGCFATSVLRECVETLSPINRV from the coding sequence ATGAAGCCTTTACACACTGACCACTGGCAGTACTATTTCGCAAAACCCGTATCCACCGGTATTTTTAAATTCCAAGCCGACGATTTTCAAGTTGTCGAGGATTTGGGTTATACCCCTTGTGGTGAAGGCGAGCACCAGTTTGTATTTATTGAAAAAACCAACACCAATACCGCGTTTGTCGCTGAGCAGCTAGCCCGTTTCGTTAACCTTCCATTACGCCAAATTACCTATGCTGGTCGCAAAGACAAATACGCGGTAACGCAACAGTGGTTTGGTATTCACGCGCCGGGTAAGCCTGACTTCGACTTCAGCAACTTTGAACTGGAAGGCGTTAAAGTGCTTAAGCAAATGCGTCACAATAAAAAGTTGCGAACGGGTCAGCTTAAAGGCAATCACTTTACGATTACCTTGCGCCAGGTACTGCATCCTGAGGCCATTGAAGAGCGTCTTCAAGAAATTGAAAAGCACGGTGTGCCGAACTATTACGGCGAACAACGCTTTGGCGTGATGCGCTTAAATGACATGGGTGAAGTGCAACGCGGTGGAAACCTAGTAATAGCCGAGCGGATGGTAAACGGTGAAACCATCAGACACCGCAACAAACGTTCCATGGCACTTTCTGCACTGCGCAGCTGGCTATTTAATGAAATGCTTTCTGCACGCTTAGAAAAAGACATGTTCGACAAGGTCACTCACGGCGACGCGCTGGTGCTTTCAGGTTCTAACAGCTTTTTCATCAACGAAGGTTCCGACGGCTCTGAGCAGCAGCAAGACGCACAACGTCGTTTTAATGCCAAAGACGTAAGCCCTTCAGCACCGCTGTGGGGTAAAGGAGCACTTGTTACGCAAGCTGACACACTAGCGCTTGAGCAATCTGTTGCAGAGCAAAATAGTGAAGTTATCGACTTTTTAAGCCAGTGCGGGTTCGAACAAGAGCGTCGTGCGATAAAAATTTGGCCTTCACAGCTTGAATGGCAGAGTAAGGGTGATACATTTACTATCTCGTTTGCGCTTCCAAGTGGCTGCTTTGCAACCTCAGTCCTTAGAGAGTGCGTGGAAACCTTGTCCCCAATTAACAGGGTGTAA
- a CDS encoding protein-L-isoaspartate(D-aspartate) O-methyltransferase: MRASRKGDALAQLLYNEGIRSQAVLNAIAGTPRESFLPDALKHKAYQNTALPIGQGQTISQPYIVAKMTELLLDSPNKPEKVLEIGTGSGYQTAILAQLFAKVFSVERIKSLQFQAKRRMNQLDLHNIAMKHGDGWKGWASKGPYDAIIVTAAAASLPQDLCDQLKEGGRLIIPVGNEQQSLLCIDRIEGELKTSTIESVRFVPLVAGELM, translated from the coding sequence ATGAGAGCTTCTAGAAAAGGAGACGCGTTAGCACAACTGCTTTATAACGAGGGAATACGTTCGCAAGCAGTATTGAACGCCATTGCTGGTACGCCGCGGGAAAGCTTTTTACCCGACGCGCTGAAACATAAGGCCTATCAAAATACGGCATTGCCAATAGGTCAAGGCCAAACCATTTCGCAGCCTTATATTGTTGCGAAAATGACAGAGTTGCTGCTAGATAGCCCTAATAAACCCGAGAAAGTGTTAGAAATAGGCACGGGTTCAGGTTATCAGACCGCTATACTCGCGCAGCTTTTTGCCAAAGTATTCAGTGTTGAACGTATTAAATCATTGCAGTTCCAAGCGAAACGTCGAATGAATCAGCTCGACCTTCACAATATTGCAATGAAACACGGCGATGGTTGGAAAGGTTGGGCATCCAAGGGCCCTTACGATGCCATTATTGTCACCGCCGCCGCTGCAAGTCTTCCACAGGATCTGTGCGATCAGCTTAAAGAAGGCGGGCGGTTGATTATTCCCGTAGGTAACGAGCAACAATCGTTACTATGTATTGATAGGATTGAAGGTGAACTAAAAACATCGACCATTGAATCGGTCCGATTTGTTCCCCTTGTAGCAGGAGAGCTAATGTGA
- the ispD gene encoding 2-C-methyl-D-erythritol 4-phosphate cytidylyltransferase, which translates to MTSPRVVAVIPAAGVGSRMQADRPKQYLTLNGKTILEHTIDALLQHPLIDDVIVAISPGDAYFDQYRLREKPIRVVDGGKERADSVLNGLMSLGENDWALVHDAARPCIEESDISALLELMSSDNVSGGILATPVRDTMKRVRPSTNVISHTEDRDGLWHALTPQLFPATLLKRALQNGLSQGANITDEASAMELEGYKVAMVSGSPANIKITHPADLPLAEFYLKQKLSAQGQNGQNYRVQSHSAKNQKAQS; encoded by the coding sequence ATGACATCGCCCCGCGTTGTTGCGGTTATCCCCGCAGCCGGAGTTGGCAGCCGAATGCAGGCTGACCGCCCAAAGCAATACCTCACCTTAAATGGTAAAACCATTCTTGAACACACTATTGACGCGCTGCTACAGCATCCGTTAATCGATGACGTGATCGTAGCGATAAGCCCAGGTGACGCGTATTTTGATCAATATCGGTTACGTGAAAAACCCATTCGCGTTGTAGATGGCGGAAAGGAACGCGCTGATAGTGTATTGAACGGGCTTATGTCACTTGGCGAGAACGATTGGGCACTGGTTCACGATGCCGCGAGGCCTTGTATAGAAGAGAGCGATATTTCCGCACTGCTCGAATTAATGAGCAGTGATAACGTTTCTGGCGGTATTCTAGCTACCCCTGTTCGTGACACCATGAAGCGGGTCAGACCTTCAACAAATGTTATTTCTCACACTGAAGACCGGGACGGTCTTTGGCACGCTTTAACGCCTCAACTTTTTCCAGCAACATTGCTAAAACGCGCGCTTCAAAATGGTTTATCACAGGGCGCAAATATCACAGACGAAGCCTCTGCCATGGAGCTTGAAGGCTACAAAGTTGCCATGGTAAGCGGAAGTCCGGCAAATATAAAAATAACGCATCCGGCCGATCTTCCTTTGGCAGAATTTTATCTTAAGCAAAAATTAAGCGCGCAAGGCCAGAACGGTCAAAACTACAGAGTTCAAAGCCACAGCGCAAAAAATCAAAAGGCACAATCATAA